From the genome of Halobellus litoreus, one region includes:
- a CDS encoding aldo/keto reductase → MEYTTLGETGTTVSKICLGCMSFGDTDWREWVLDAEAGQELVDRAIELGVNFFDTANMYSHGGSERVLGDALSEYDRDEFVVASKVYFQMDDDDPNSGGLSRKAIEQELDASLDRLGMDTLDLLQIHRWDYETPIERTMRTLDDAVRRGKARYLGASSMWAHQFAEAQHVAQRQGLTPFSTMQNHYNLLYREEEREMLPLCEKQGVGVIPWSPLARGWLTRPHEESRSTVRGETDDYAHQHPYLQGGGREVNERVRELADEKGVKMAQIGLAWLFADDRVDAPIVGTTSVEHLEDAVEALSIDLTESDVEYLEAPYEPVRVSGHE, encoded by the coding sequence ATGGAGTACACGACCCTCGGGGAGACTGGAACGACCGTCTCGAAGATCTGCCTCGGCTGTATGAGCTTCGGGGACACGGACTGGCGCGAGTGGGTGCTCGACGCCGAAGCGGGGCAGGAACTCGTCGACCGGGCCATCGAACTGGGGGTGAACTTCTTCGATACGGCCAATATGTACTCCCACGGTGGCTCCGAGCGGGTTCTCGGCGACGCGCTCTCCGAATACGATCGGGACGAGTTCGTCGTCGCCTCGAAGGTGTACTTTCAGATGGACGACGACGATCCCAACTCGGGCGGGCTCTCGCGGAAGGCGATCGAGCAGGAACTCGACGCCTCGCTGGACCGGCTGGGGATGGACACCCTCGACCTGTTGCAGATCCACCGCTGGGACTACGAGACTCCCATCGAGCGGACGATGCGGACTCTCGACGACGCGGTCAGACGCGGGAAAGCGAGATATCTGGGCGCGTCGTCGATGTGGGCTCACCAGTTCGCCGAGGCGCAGCACGTCGCCCAGCGACAGGGGCTGACGCCGTTCTCGACGATGCAGAACCACTACAATCTCCTCTACCGGGAGGAGGAGCGCGAGATGCTGCCGCTGTGTGAGAAGCAGGGCGTCGGCGTCATCCCGTGGTCGCCGCTCGCGCGCGGGTGGCTGACCCGCCCGCACGAGGAGTCCCGATCGACGGTCCGAGGTGAGACCGACGACTACGCACACCAGCACCCGTACCTCCAAGGCGGCGGCCGCGAGGTCAACGAGCGCGTCCGGGAACTCGCCGACGAGAAGGGCGTGAAGATGGCCCAGATCGGCCTGGCCTGGCTGTTCGCCGACGACCGCGTCGACGCGCCGATCGTCGGGACGACGAGCGTCGAGCACCTCGAAGACGCGGTCGAGGCGCTCTCGATCGACCTCACCGAGTCCGACGTCGAGTACCTCGAAGCGCCCTACGAGCCGGTCCGCGTCTCGGGCCACGAGTAG
- a CDS encoding RNA-binding protein — MPRIPFHYVDLRTFCYETEDEKRVESALATFLPEEFEVTRTESAGHHGDRIVVLSARVENADDVRHVLARLSELPEFETLLDELDDRVTDNTELFLRLDKQAAFRGDVRRGDGITLRAKVEAYPATKDAAVDNAREALERADALDSDAES; from the coding sequence ATGCCCCGGATCCCGTTTCACTACGTCGATCTGCGGACCTTCTGCTACGAGACCGAGGACGAAAAGCGGGTCGAGAGCGCGCTGGCGACGTTTCTCCCCGAGGAGTTCGAGGTGACGCGAACCGAGAGCGCCGGCCACCACGGCGACCGGATCGTCGTCCTCTCGGCGCGCGTCGAGAACGCCGACGACGTCCGACACGTCCTCGCTCGCCTATCCGAGTTGCCCGAGTTCGAGACGCTCCTGGACGAACTCGACGACCGCGTCACCGACAACACCGAACTGTTCCTGCGGCTGGACAAGCAGGCGGCCTTCCGCGGCGACGTCCGGCGCGGCGACGGCATCACCCTCCGCGCCAAGGTGGAAGCCTACCCCGCGACCAAGGACGCGGCAGTCGATAACGCTCGCGAGGCGCTCGAACGCGCGGACGCGCTCGACTCGGACGCCGAATCGTGA
- a CDS encoding EamA family transporter, which translates to MSYLPWAILALAAYSLVAPFMRVATTGSAQIPSNVATMMTNTILVVLTAGIVLYNGEDALNYVTHPKVGYVVLAGVCLTVGILAYYRALSLGPVSVVSPIFGMFLVLSSILGIAFLNESLTARKLLGIGLGVVAVYLVSVE; encoded by the coding sequence ATGAGTTACCTCCCGTGGGCGATCCTCGCGCTCGCCGCCTACTCGCTCGTGGCCCCGTTTATGCGGGTCGCGACGACCGGCTCCGCCCAGATCCCGAGCAACGTCGCGACGATGATGACCAACACGATTCTCGTCGTGCTGACGGCCGGTATCGTCCTGTACAACGGGGAGGACGCCCTGAATTACGTGACTCACCCGAAAGTGGGCTACGTCGTCCTGGCGGGCGTCTGCCTGACGGTCGGCATCCTCGCGTACTACCGGGCGCTCTCGCTCGGTCCCGTCAGCGTCGTGTCGCCGATCTTCGGCATGTTTCTCGTGCTCAGTTCGATCCTCGGAATCGCGTTCCTGAACGAGTCGCTGACCGCGCGGAAACTCCTCGGGATCGGGCTCGGCGTCGTGGCCGTCTACCTGGTCAGCGTGGAGTGA
- a CDS encoding DsbA family protein, which produces MRSTRRSYLAALGGTAAIGATAGCLGGSGSGGADLPDGCDVGTLESVSSLPRPTLGPEDAPVTVEVFEDFACPHCQTFTTDVYPEIKSNYIDAGDVRYRFFDFPIPVDETWSWAAASAARAVQDRADDETFFSFTEGVYENQGDLPDAGYQIVHDLADELGVDGCAVAAAADQEPYREVVEADRQTGSDRGIPGTPAVYVNGELLDNYGWDAVRSAIENQL; this is translated from the coding sequence ATGCGATCCACACGACGGTCGTACCTCGCTGCGCTGGGCGGAACGGCGGCGATCGGAGCCACGGCCGGCTGTCTCGGCGGGTCCGGTTCGGGAGGCGCCGATCTGCCAGACGGCTGTGACGTCGGCACGCTGGAGTCGGTCTCGTCGCTCCCCCGTCCGACGCTCGGCCCCGAGGACGCGCCCGTGACTGTCGAGGTGTTCGAGGACTTCGCCTGTCCGCACTGCCAGACGTTCACGACCGACGTCTACCCGGAGATCAAATCGAACTACATCGACGCCGGCGACGTCCGGTATCGGTTCTTCGACTTCCCGATTCCCGTCGACGAGACGTGGTCGTGGGCGGCCGCCTCGGCCGCGCGCGCCGTGCAGGACCGCGCCGACGACGAGACGTTCTTCTCCTTTACCGAAGGCGTCTACGAGAATCAGGGCGACCTCCCCGACGCGGGATACCAGATCGTCCACGACCTCGCCGACGAACTGGGCGTCGACGGCTGTGCGGTCGCCGCGGCGGCCGACCAGGAGCCCTACCGCGAGGTCGTCGAGGCCGACCGCCAGACGGGATCCGATCGCGGGATCCCCGGAACGCCGGCCGTCTACGTGAACGGGGAACTGCTCGACAACTACGGGTGGGACGCGGTCAGGTCAGCGATCGAGAACCAGCTGTAA
- a CDS encoding DUF1918 domain-containing protein yields the protein MEFEEDDSVVLHDKHSEFDGETGTITQVVETMFGDATYTVSFEDGQEVGISADQLDPAGDADDVDEE from the coding sequence ATGGAGTTCGAAGAGGACGACAGCGTGGTACTGCACGACAAGCACAGCGAGTTCGACGGCGAGACCGGCACGATCACGCAGGTCGTCGAGACGATGTTCGGCGACGCCACCTACACCGTCAGCTTCGAGGACGGCCAGGAGGTCGGCATTTCGGCCGATCAGCTCGACCCCGCAGGCGACGCTGACGACGTCGACGAGGAGTAG
- a CDS encoding thioredoxin family protein has translation MVLVESESTLSRGDDAPAFELPAADGETYALSDFTDYGALLVVFTCNHCPYAEAKVEELNHLSEAYDDLAVVGINPNDAEEYPDDSFERMRERVDAGEIRYTAYLRDESQDVARAYGAVCTPDPFLFERDGDTFRLAFHSRIDDATNPDAEAERYEMREAVEALLAGDEIPVEETPSQGCSIKWVED, from the coding sequence ATGGTCCTGGTAGAATCCGAATCGACGCTGTCTCGCGGGGACGACGCACCGGCTTTCGAACTCCCGGCCGCGGACGGTGAAACGTACGCACTCTCCGATTTCACCGACTACGGCGCGCTGCTCGTCGTCTTCACCTGCAATCACTGCCCGTACGCGGAGGCGAAAGTCGAGGAACTGAACCACCTGAGCGAGGCCTACGACGACCTCGCCGTCGTCGGGATCAACCCCAACGACGCCGAGGAGTACCCCGACGACTCCTTCGAGCGGATGCGCGAGCGCGTCGACGCCGGCGAGATCCGCTACACGGCGTACCTCCGCGACGAGTCCCAGGACGTCGCACGCGCCTACGGCGCCGTCTGCACGCCCGATCCGTTCCTCTTCGAGCGCGACGGCGACACGTTCCGGCTCGCGTTCCACTCCCGGATCGACGACGCGACGAACCCCGACGCCGAGGCGGAGCGATACGAGATGCGCGAGGCCGTCGAAGCACTGCTCGCTGGCGACGAGATCCCGGTCGAGGAGACGCCGTCGCAGGGCTGCTCGATCAAGTGGGTCGAGGACTGA
- a CDS encoding Dyp-type peroxidase: MFGAEAETSRRAVLKGAVAVGGAAALSACLEETEAEPVPSGPEDAGSLPERQHAWNERVRTDDHGNTLLPRHQLLLYLALPGDGPPDVAARRNVESALRTLDRAYERSNEGLLHSIAYSPRYFDRYERSLPDSIDLPEPRALSSFESPEFDRQDALLHLASDRADVVLAAEEALRGNEPAVNGREMESALTDVFEVADRRSGFVGAGMPAERQEGLAGIPSSNPVPEESPLFMGFVAGFRGNQATEEYVTLSAGPFAGGTTKHVSNLRMRLDDWYGEQSSAERVAELFSPVHAEEELVDGVGENLGEDSGLTPEMIENVREHGRQFGRVGHAQKAARANRDADGAVRTLRRHFESTDDDEASLHFPSLQRRITTFEEVRAAMNGADLTDLPAIRQRVNNGILEYIFVKRRGNFLVPPRSLRALPTPTGETPGR; the protein is encoded by the coding sequence ATGTTCGGCGCGGAAGCGGAGACGAGCAGACGGGCGGTCCTGAAAGGAGCGGTCGCCGTCGGCGGGGCCGCGGCCCTGTCCGCGTGTCTGGAGGAGACCGAGGCAGAGCCGGTCCCCAGCGGTCCGGAAGACGCGGGGTCGCTGCCCGAGCGGCAGCACGCCTGGAACGAGCGCGTCCGGACCGACGACCACGGCAACACCCTCCTCCCGCGCCACCAGCTACTCCTGTATCTCGCGCTGCCTGGTGATGGACCGCCGGACGTCGCCGCGAGACGGAACGTCGAGTCCGCGCTCCGAACGCTCGATCGGGCGTACGAACGCAGCAACGAAGGCCTCCTTCACTCGATCGCCTACTCGCCGCGGTACTTCGACCGCTACGAGAGGTCCCTTCCCGACTCGATCGATCTGCCGGAGCCGCGAGCGCTCTCTTCGTTCGAATCGCCCGAGTTCGACCGACAGGACGCGTTGCTGCACCTGGCCTCCGATCGGGCCGACGTCGTCCTCGCCGCCGAGGAGGCCCTCCGTGGCAACGAACCGGCGGTGAACGGCCGCGAGATGGAATCGGCGCTAACCGACGTCTTCGAGGTCGCGGACCGCCGCAGCGGGTTCGTCGGGGCCGGGATGCCGGCGGAGCGGCAGGAGGGGCTCGCGGGGATCCCGTCCTCGAATCCGGTCCCCGAGGAGTCGCCGCTGTTTATGGGGTTCGTCGCCGGGTTTCGGGGAAACCAGGCCACCGAGGAGTACGTCACGCTCTCGGCGGGTCCCTTCGCAGGCGGGACGACCAAGCACGTCTCCAACCTCCGGATGCGTCTCGACGACTGGTACGGCGAGCAGTCGTCCGCAGAGCGCGTCGCGGAGCTGTTCTCACCGGTCCACGCCGAGGAAGAACTGGTCGACGGCGTCGGCGAGAACCTCGGCGAGGACAGCGGGCTCACCCCGGAGATGATCGAGAACGTCAGAGAGCACGGCCGACAGTTCGGGCGAGTCGGCCACGCCCAGAAGGCGGCGCGGGCGAACCGCGACGCCGACGGAGCGGTGCGGACGCTCAGACGACACTTCGAGTCGACGGACGACGACGAGGCGAGTCTCCACTTCCCGAGTCTCCAGCGGCGGATTACGACGTTCGAGGAGGTCCGGGCCGCGATGAACGGGGCGGATCTCACGGATCTGCCGGCGATCCGTCAACGCGTCAACAACGGGATTCTGGAGTACATCTTCGTCAAGCGCCGCGGCAACTTCCTCGTCCCGCCGCGCTCGCTGCGGGCGCTCCCGACACCCACCGGCGAAACGCCCGGACGCTGA
- a CDS encoding MFS transporter, giving the protein MTRRGTRIRLAVGVWGVLVSQVFLYPGVEDIVVALGGDGTIRAGMWFLVAEFAAFVAFASVWGAASDAVGRRMPLAAAGALGGAAGYLVLAAAPTLDLPFAGVLVVRLVGGAATIGAFSLAITALADLAGGNGRNMGAAGIAIGLGAALGSVVGGRLADADPLYPLYAAAGTLIAVAILFGTVSEELPGGERLRVGDVLGRLRRRPVLAVPYAFGFIDRMTAGFFALVGVYYFRESFGLDAAGAGLALAAFFVPFALLQYPAGVLSDRIGRAIPVVVGSICYGLGIVAVGVSPVLWVAVAAMVAVGALGALVAPATMALVTDVAAVETRGAALGGFNVFGSLGFLAGFLLGGTTTATAGFLAAFLVVGLSEVAIATVAARAVWRISGSESDYSWPETRTGS; this is encoded by the coding sequence GTGACACGTCGCGGGACTCGGATTCGACTCGCCGTCGGGGTCTGGGGAGTCCTCGTCTCGCAGGTCTTTCTGTACCCCGGCGTCGAGGACATCGTCGTCGCCCTCGGCGGCGACGGGACCATCCGCGCGGGGATGTGGTTCCTCGTCGCCGAGTTCGCCGCCTTCGTCGCCTTCGCAAGCGTGTGGGGCGCCGCCAGCGACGCCGTCGGTCGGCGAATGCCGCTCGCCGCGGCCGGGGCGCTCGGCGGGGCGGCCGGCTACCTCGTTCTCGCGGCCGCGCCGACGCTCGACCTCCCGTTCGCCGGCGTACTCGTGGTCCGGCTGGTCGGCGGCGCCGCGACGATCGGCGCGTTCTCGCTCGCCATCACGGCGCTCGCGGACCTCGCCGGCGGGAACGGTCGGAACATGGGCGCGGCGGGAATCGCGATCGGGCTCGGCGCGGCGCTCGGCTCGGTCGTCGGCGGTCGCCTCGCAGACGCCGATCCGCTGTACCCGCTGTACGCGGCCGCCGGCACGCTCATCGCGGTGGCGATTCTGTTCGGAACGGTGTCGGAGGAACTGCCGGGCGGGGAGCGCCTCCGCGTCGGGGACGTGCTCGGTCGACTTCGCCGGCGGCCGGTGCTCGCCGTGCCGTACGCGTTCGGATTCATCGACCGGATGACGGCCGGCTTCTTCGCGCTCGTGGGCGTCTACTACTTTCGGGAGTCGTTCGGACTGGACGCCGCCGGCGCGGGGCTCGCCCTCGCCGCCTTCTTCGTGCCGTTCGCGCTGCTGCAGTACCCCGCCGGCGTCCTCTCGGATCGGATCGGACGGGCGATCCCAGTGGTCGTCGGGTCGATCTGCTACGGGCTCGGAATCGTCGCTGTCGGCGTCTCGCCCGTCCTCTGGGTCGCCGTCGCCGCGATGGTCGCCGTCGGCGCGCTCGGTGCGCTGGTCGCGCCCGCGACGATGGCGCTCGTGACGGACGTCGCCGCGGTCGAGACCCGCGGCGCGGCGCTCGGCGGGTTCAACGTCTTCGGCAGCCTCGGCTTCCTCGCGGGCTTTCTCCTGGGTGGAACGACGACGGCGACGGCGGGGTTCCTCGCCGCCTTTCTGGTCGTCGGCCTCTCGGAAGTGGCCATCGCGACCGTCGCCGCGCGGGCGGTCTGGCGGATCTCCGGGTCGGAATCGGACTACTCGTGGCCCGAGACGCGGACCGGCTCGTAG